One window of the Sulfitobacter alexandrii genome contains the following:
- a CDS encoding CocE/NonD family hydrolase, giving the protein MNSPQNSLRDVAEDPDFGITLSDGCRLSARMWRPVDAKDDPVPVILEYLPYRKRDGTCARDALTHPWFAERGYACLRVDMRGNGDSEGLMEDEYTAQEQADAVEVINWLAAQPWCNGNVGMMGISWGGFNGLQVAALAPEPLKAVVTLCSTVDRFADDIHYKGGCLLNENLGWGATMWSYSSRAPDPALREDWREMWLERLEAEPFLPAVWLRHQRRDAYWRHGSVIEDYSAIKAKVLAIGGWGDGYKNAVPQLVEALPGAKGIVGPWVHKYPHFAIPEPRIGFLQEALRWWDRWLKDIDTGVEADPDYRAYLMDGVRPATWYAERPGRWIVEHEGATAHLDTSRLHLTDAGLAVDAAPLAARVSSPPHCGADAGEYCAIWLGPELPGDQRADDALSTTFDSAPSAHDMDIVGAPRISLTLASDQPQAQIVVRLNHVHPDGAATRITYGVLNLSHRADAEALREMPPGEPVDITLDLDHVAYRVPAGHRLRVSISDAYWPLIWPSPARTRLDLSAGHIDLPQRPTSGGDEHRFEPPTAAPPWETEELRPESHIRRRETDMVTGDITLFIEDDFGAVRDSDHGLIAGSVAREAWTINPDDPLSARGQCHWTDELVRDDIVLRTEATCMMTSSATAFHLNARIEAYENDELVYARDIEDSIPRDHL; this is encoded by the coding sequence ATGAACAGCCCCCAGAACAGCCTCCGCGACGTCGCCGAAGATCCCGACTTCGGCATCACATTATCCGACGGGTGCCGCCTGTCCGCCCGGATGTGGCGACCGGTGGATGCCAAGGACGACCCCGTTCCGGTGATCCTAGAATACCTGCCCTACCGAAAGCGGGACGGCACCTGCGCCCGCGATGCCCTGACGCATCCGTGGTTCGCGGAACGCGGCTATGCCTGCCTGCGCGTGGACATGCGCGGGAATGGCGACAGCGAGGGCCTGATGGAGGACGAGTACACCGCACAGGAACAGGCCGATGCGGTGGAAGTGATCAACTGGCTGGCGGCCCAGCCCTGGTGCAACGGCAACGTGGGCATGATGGGGATCAGCTGGGGCGGTTTCAACGGCCTTCAGGTCGCGGCGCTGGCGCCCGAGCCGCTCAAGGCCGTGGTCACCCTGTGCTCGACCGTGGACCGCTTTGCCGACGATATTCATTACAAGGGCGGCTGCCTGCTGAACGAGAACCTGGGCTGGGGGGCGACCATGTGGTCCTATTCCAGCCGCGCGCCGGACCCGGCCCTGCGCGAGGACTGGCGCGAGATGTGGCTTGAACGGCTCGAGGCGGAGCCGTTCCTGCCGGCGGTCTGGCTGCGGCACCAGCGCCGCGATGCCTATTGGCGGCACGGGTCGGTCATCGAGGACTACAGCGCCATCAAGGCGAAGGTGCTGGCCATCGGCGGCTGGGGCGACGGCTACAAGAACGCGGTACCGCAACTGGTCGAAGCGCTGCCGGGCGCCAAGGGCATCGTCGGACCCTGGGTCCACAAGTATCCCCATTTCGCCATCCCCGAACCGCGCATCGGCTTCCTGCAGGAGGCGCTGCGCTGGTGGGACCGCTGGCTCAAGGACATCGACACCGGTGTCGAGGCGGATCCTGACTACCGCGCCTACCTGATGGATGGCGTGCGTCCGGCGACATGGTACGCTGAAAGACCGGGCCGCTGGATCGTCGAGCATGAGGGCGCGACGGCACATCTGGACACCTCCAGGCTGCACCTGACGGACGCCGGTCTGGCCGTCGACGCCGCGCCGCTGGCGGCACGCGTGTCTTCCCCGCCGCATTGCGGGGCCGACGCTGGCGAATACTGCGCCATCTGGCTGGGCCCCGAACTGCCCGGCGACCAGCGTGCCGATGACGCGCTCTCCACCACCTTCGACAGCGCGCCATCGGCGCACGACATGGATATCGTCGGCGCGCCCCGGATCTCCCTGACCCTTGCCAGCGACCAGCCGCAGGCACAGATCGTCGTCCGGCTGAACCACGTCCACCCGGACGGGGCCGCCACGCGGATCACCTACGGCGTGCTGAACCTTTCTCACCGCGCGGATGCGGAGGCGCTGCGCGAGATGCCACCGGGCGAGCCGGTGGATATCACGCTCGATCTCGACCATGTCGCCTACCGCGTGCCGGCGGGACACCGGCTGCGTGTCTCGATTTCGGATGCCTACTGGCCGCTGATCTGGCCCAGCCCGGCCCGCACGCGACTGGATCTGAGCGCCGGCCACATCGACCTGCCGCAGCGGCCGACATCCGGCGGCGACGAACACAGGTTCGAACCGCCGACCGCGGCCCCGCCTTGGGAAACCGAGGAACTGCGCCCGGAAAGCCACATTCGCCGGCGCGAGACCGACATGGTCACCGGGGACATCACACTTTTCATCGAGGACGACTTCGGCGCGGTCCGCGACAGCGATCACGGGCTGATCGCGGGCAGCGTCGCGCGCGAGGCCTGGACCATCAATCCCGATGATCCCCTGTCGGCGCGCGGTCAGTGCCACTGGACCGATGAACTCGTCCGCGACGACATTGTCCTGCGGACCGAAGCGACCTGCATGATGACCAGCAGCGCCACGGCATTTCACCTCAATGCCCGCATTGAAGCCTATGAAAACGACGAACTGGTATACGCGAGGGACATCGAAGACAGCATCCCGAGGGATCACCTGTAG
- a CDS encoding ABC transporter substrate-binding protein, producing the protein MNDELKHMTSQVAKGLMTRREFVGRAAALGVTAAVANTMLAERAAAQETPKRGGMIRIGSSGGESTNTQDPALTASEVPLNNLYAWGETLVEVDANGEIEYRMAESVEPSADAKQWVFKIRKGIPFSNGKDMTPEDVLKTMQRHSNEDSQSGALGIMKGIAEMKVDGDNFIVDLETPNADLPYLMADYHLIIQPNGGMDNPGAAIGTGAYTLEIDEPGVRHAFKRRDDYWDSENRGWADELEQLVLNDATARTAALQSGQVHAINRVDPKVAGLLDRAPNVSVRSVAGRGHYVFIAHIDTAPFDNNDLRLALKYAINREEMVDKILRGYGSVGNDFPINEAYPLFDESIPQREHSVEKAREHYEKSGHDGSPIILRVSDGAFPGAVDAAALFQQSAQAAGIPLEIKREPNDGYWSEVWNVQPFCASYWGGRPVQDQMYTTAYLSTADWNDTRWKRPEFDAMLNEAKSELDEAKRKEIYSKMAMMLRDEGGLILPMFNDFVNGVSNDLGGWIDDPNGEMMSNQAMIKCWLKTA; encoded by the coding sequence ATGAATGACGAACTGAAACATATGACCAGTCAGGTGGCCAAGGGCCTCATGACCCGACGTGAATTCGTGGGTCGCGCGGCGGCTCTCGGCGTGACGGCCGCCGTCGCCAACACCATGCTGGCCGAACGCGCCGCGGCACAGGAAACGCCCAAGCGCGGCGGGATGATTCGAATCGGTTCCTCCGGCGGCGAATCGACCAACACGCAGGACCCGGCACTGACCGCTTCCGAAGTGCCGCTGAACAACCTCTACGCCTGGGGCGAGACCCTGGTCGAGGTCGACGCCAACGGCGAGATCGAATACCGCATGGCCGAAAGCGTCGAGCCGTCCGCCGACGCCAAGCAGTGGGTCTTCAAGATCCGCAAGGGCATTCCCTTCTCCAACGGCAAGGACATGACCCCCGAGGACGTGCTCAAGACGATGCAGCGCCACTCCAACGAGGACAGCCAGTCCGGCGCGCTCGGCATCATGAAGGGCATCGCCGAGATGAAGGTCGATGGCGACAACTTCATCGTCGATCTCGAAACCCCGAATGCCGACCTGCCCTACCTGATGGCGGACTACCACCTCATCATCCAGCCGAACGGCGGGATGGACAATCCCGGCGCGGCCATCGGGACGGGCGCCTACACGCTCGAAATCGACGAGCCCGGCGTGCGCCACGCCTTCAAGCGCCGCGACGACTATTGGGACAGCGAGAACCGCGGCTGGGCCGACGAGCTGGAACAGCTGGTGCTCAACGACGCCACCGCCCGGACCGCAGCACTGCAGTCCGGCCAGGTGCACGCGATCAACCGCGTCGACCCCAAGGTGGCGGGCCTGCTGGACCGGGCGCCGAACGTATCGGTCCGCTCGGTTGCCGGGCGTGGTCACTACGTGTTCATCGCGCACATCGACACGGCACCGTTCGACAACAACGACCTGCGGCTGGCGCTGAAATACGCCATCAACCGCGAAGAGATGGTGGACAAGATCCTGCGCGGCTACGGCTCCGTCGGGAACGACTTCCCGATCAACGAGGCCTACCCGCTGTTCGACGAAAGCATTCCGCAGCGCGAGCACTCGGTCGAAAAGGCGCGCGAGCACTACGAGAAGTCGGGCCACGACGGCAGCCCGATCATCCTGCGGGTGTCCGACGGTGCCTTCCCCGGTGCCGTGGACGCCGCGGCACTCTTCCAGCAATCGGCACAGGCCGCCGGCATCCCGCTGGAGATCAAGCGCGAGCCGAACGACGGCTACTGGTCCGAGGTATGGAACGTGCAGCCCTTCTGCGCCTCCTACTGGGGCGGTCGCCCGGTGCAGGACCAGATGTACACCACCGCCTATCTTTCCACGGCGGACTGGAACGATACCCGGTGGAAGCGTCCCGAGTTCGACGCCATGCTGAACGAAGCGAAGTCCGAACTGGACGAGGCCAAGCGCAAGGAAATCTACTCCAAGATGGCCATGATGCTGCGCGACGAAGGCGGTCTGATCCTGCCGATGTTCAACGACTTCGTGAACGGCGTGTCCAACGATCTCGGCGGCTGGATCGACGATCCGAACGGCGAGATGATGTCCAACCAGGCGATGATCAAGTGCTGGCTGAAGACCGCCTGA